The following nucleotide sequence is from Acidobacteriota bacterium.
GCTGGCTCAGCTTATTGAACCGAACAATCACCTTATCGGTAATATCAATCTTTGGATCGACATAAAGCATTCCCGGAGAAGCCTCAAGGATGAGACTGTAACCTTCCTCCTTCGCTAGCTGATTTATTATAGGCATAATCCTACTTCCGAACTTGGCAAACTGCTCCTGAGAATAAGCATTTAATTCTGCCTGAGCGTCCTCTTTAAACCGGTTAAGATCCCGGATTTTCTGCTCCAGCTCCCTCTGCTTCCTCAAACGGGCTTCCTCACTCAGTGAACCCGCCTGCCGCTGTAAGAGCTGTTGCTCTTTAAGGATTGCGTTCTGACGCGCCTGGATCTCCGCCTCTTTTTCCTGTTTTTTCTTCTTAAGCTTAGCCAGGAATGCCTTTCCCTCTATCGATTCTCTAACCACTCGATTGGTATTCAGAACGCCGATCTTAGCTCCAGATGTCGGCTTCTGGTTAACCGCTACCAAAGGAAGAGCCAGAATAAACGCAAGCAGAAAGTAAATCTCCTTTCTCTTCATCCTTCACACTCCCATCTCTTGTTGAAGTATCGCCCAAAAACTAAACCTTTAGAACATCGTCCCCACACCGAAGGTAAAGATAGAACGGGGTTCGTTACCGATGGGGGACAGGTTAATAGCCCAGATAAACCTCAACGGCACCTGTAAAAATGGCACAAACACTCGAAACTCCGCTCCCGTAGTTCGACGGAGATTAGTAAGAGAGTAAGGCTCATCGTTGTTGAAAGCGTTTCCCGCATCGAAGAATAGAGCAAGGCGAGTCTCTGGGGTAAGGATGAAGACATATTCAGCGTTGAAAAGGAGCATCTTATTCCCGCCGATGTAATACCCATATTCGTCCCTCGGGCTTACCGAACGGAGCCTGAGGCCTCGTATGGTATACTCCCCACCGAGGAAATAACGCTCAAAGATGAGAAGGGATTGCCCACCCCACGCCTTGGC
It contains:
- a CDS encoding OmpH family outer membrane protein, whose translation is MKRKEIYFLLAFILALPLVAVNQKPTSGAKIGVLNTNRVVRESIEGKAFLAKLKKKKQEKEAEIQARQNAILKEQQLLQRQAGSLSEEARLRKQRELEQKIRDLNRFKEDAQAELNAYSQEQFAKFGSRIMPIINQLAKEEGYSLILEASPGMLYVDPKIDITDKVIVRFNKLSQQRKVKPTPKKK